A region from the bacterium genome encodes:
- a CDS encoding response regulator yields the protein MSPAAAPPVRRILAVEDEPDHLLAVDLLFRGEPGFEFFGAGTTAEAEQILRREPIDLILLDLALPGEDGLAFCKRIKAEERFRAIPVVAFSAFPRQIYEHRAREAGCVDYLDKPFHPRDLVAAVRRNLPAA from the coding sequence ATGAGCCCAGCTGCCGCGCCTCCCGTGCGCCGGATCCTGGCGGTCGAGGACGAACCGGATCATCTGCTGGCGGTGGACTTGCTCTTCCGCGGCGAGCCCGGCTTCGAGTTCTTCGGCGCCGGGACGACCGCCGAAGCCGAGCAGATCCTCCGGCGCGAGCCGATCGACCTGATCCTGCTCGACCTGGCCCTCCCGGGCGAGGACGGGCTGGCGTTCTGCAAGCGGATCAAGGCCGAGGAGCGCTTCCGCGCGATCCCCGTCGTGGCGTTCTCCGCCTTCCCGCGGCAGATCTACGAGCACCGGGCGCGCGAGGCCGGCTGCGTCGACTACCTCGACAAGCCGTTCCACCCCCGCGACCTCGTCGCCGCGGTCAGACGCAACCTGCCCGCCGCCTGA